CTTATGGATTTAATGAGTTTAGAAAATATAGGAGACTTAATAAAGGCAATACAATCAAAAACAGACAACAAATAGTCTCACCAGGCTATCACATATAATTATGAATTACAAAAACACATTAAAACCCGTATTAGATTTTATATTAGCATTCACCATATTAACACTGCTAGCTCCCATACTTATTGCAACCACTATATTACTATACTTTTTAAATGATGGTAAACCTTTTTTTTATCAAAGACGTCCTGGTAAAAATGAAAAGATTTTTAACATCATCAAGTTTAAAACCATGAATGATAAAACGGATGCCCATGGTAAACTATTACCCGATACGGAGCGTTTAACAAAAATAGGCCAGCTAGTAAGAAAAACATCCATAGATGAAGTACCCCAACTTCTAAATGTTTTAAAAGGAGACATGTCTATAGTAGGCCCGCGCCCCTTATTAGTGCAATATTTACCTTACTACACACCCATCGAAAAGAAAAGACATACAATGCGACCTGGTATTACCGGATTAGCCCAAGTGAATGGTAGAAATTTTATAGATTGGGATACAAAACTTAAATACGATGTAGAATATGTTGAAAACGCTTCTTTAAAATTAGATCTAAACATCCTACTAAAAACCATCTACAAAGTAGTGGCTTCCAAAGACGTTTCTGTAGACACCACTAAAGTAGAAACCTACCTGGATGTACTAAGGTCAAATAAAAAAAGCTAGGATTACAAATTAAATGATACGCTTTATTTGTTAAACGCATATTTTCTGTAAGATGGAAAAAAACTAATTCTACTTTCTTTCTTGGCTTCTACAGATATGCCCTCTTCCGTAACAACATTACTATTAAGCAAACCTTCTAATATCTTGTACATTTTTTTATTAATAATCTTCCTGCCCGTATAAAAAATTAAATCTTTATCATCGGGAAAGAACGATTTTTTATATTGGTAAAGACTATCCCCGTCGCTTCTACCACCTCCTAGCAAATAGTATTCATAATGATGGGCTCTAGCCCATTTTAAAACTTCTATTTTTAAGAAATCATTAGGTCGCATGTTGAAGTATTCTGATAATGTACCACCTAGAAACGAATAAAGCGTTTTTCCTGAAATCAATATCAACTCCGTTGAGATGGCTACACCATCTTTAAAAACAATGGCAATCATAAAATTATTACCACTTAACTTTATAATATTTTCAAAATATGCCATAGAATAATGGTACTCTTGATCCGCACCTATACGAGACATCGTTTGGTTGTAAATATCATAAAATTGCTTAATATCAGAACGAGATAAGTCCTGATATAGAAATTGTATCTTCAAATTTTCTTTGGCACTCTTTCGGTAATTATTTCTAACTTTTTGTTTAAAATTCTGCCACTGAATATCCGCTTCTTTAATCGCGCCATTCACGTTAGTTAACGTGGGTACTAACTTCCCAGAATAAAAATGAAAATTATGATTCAGACTAAAACGTATAAATTCAGAGACCACATCATGCTCTTTATACCAAGCATCCACAAGTTCCCAGAATTTAATAAGATAGCCGCGAGACATGTTTTCATTAAAAAGGGGACCACTATACCCATAGGGTGAAATCACATCATAATAGGTTTGATTATTTTTTGAGAAAGGAATTTTTCTAAAGATAATAGGCATTAATATTAAAACCTTACCAGTAGCGTCAACTAGTGTGAAATATTTTAAGAGATCACTACTCCCCTCTGAAACATTGGAGAACCAAATTTTATAAAAAGGATTGATAACATCAAAAGACTCTACATACTTAAGATATAAATTTAAATCCTCGTCATTTACTATTCTATGTACTTTTAACTCCATGTATTTAAATTAGTTGCTTAATTAATCCCTCTATTTCAACTAAATCTTTAATAATATAATGCGGTGCTTCAAAAGTGTCCTTTTTAGAAAACGATTGTTTATGGATATTTTTACCATTATCTAAAAGGCATACAGTATGCCAACCCAACTTATTCGGAGCAATAAAATCCTTACGGGTATTATCACCCACATATATATACTGTTTAGAAGTACCGTAGGCATCTACAAAATACTTAAAATTATTAATATGGGGTTTTTCAGAACCAAATTCTTCAGATATAATAACGGCATCAAAATAAGAAGAAAGCCCCAATGCGCTAATCTTGTTTCGTTGCTGTATACTACGCCCGTCGGTTATTAATCCCATTTTAAATACGTCTCTTTTTAAATTTTCTAACAATTTTTGGATGCTATTCGATAATGAAATATCTGGTTTGTGCTGCCTATAAATATTCAGCAAACCTTTAATTTCTACATCTTTAATACGATGCATTTCAAGAATCCCTTCAAAAACATTTAAACCCTTATCATACAAACAAACCATATCTGAATAAATGAGAGGATATAAGCTGTTGCATGTACTGGCTAAGTATTGCGCTATTTCTTTATAAGCCGATTTTAAAAAATCGATCTCATGATACAAAGTGTCATCTAAATCGAATACAACTACTAAATTATTCTTTATAATCATGAACTAATACTTCGTTATCATACCTAAGCATTAACAAATTGTCTTCCCAAGCATCATAGAAAGCAATGTCTTTATTAAAAAGATATTCCTCTATAATCCATTTGGGGTAATTGGCACCTGCGGCATATGCCAAAGGGAACCCGCCTCCAAATCGCGCATTAATTTCAATACCATATATTTTATCTTTACTCAAATGTTTAAAAAATTGAGCGGTAAGGCAACCTATGGCGCCGTCAATATAACTTAAATGCTCTTTGATATAATCTACCAAAACATTTCTTTTAGTAATACCTTTATTTACTTCGCCATCCCGTACCTCAATACGTTGTCTTGGCACCACCGATTTTAAATAATGATTTTTATCATAATACAAATCACAAGTAAACTCTTCGTACTTAGAATGATCTAAATATTCTAAAAACATCAAGTTTTCATTTTTAAAATGATATTCTGTTAAATCTTCATGACTATTAATAATAAAAGTATCCACACTTCTACTCCCATTAAAAGGTTTTATAAATAAGGGTAATTTATAATCGTATTTAGAATACTCTTTGGCTACTTTAATATTATTTTCAATAAAAAAGGAACTCATTTGGCGTTTGTCTCTACAAATATTTATAAAATCATGAGACGCTACTATGGGAGTGATACCGTTTTTTATTAAAAGCTGTTTATTTTGTGCTAGCAAAAGTAATTCAGTATCAATAGTAGGAATAATGAGTTTGATGTTATTCTGAAGGCATACATTTATAAGCAAATTTAAATAATCAGAATCTGTAACCAAAGGAAGCTGAAAAGCACCATCGGACACACGGCATGCAGATGATAAACTAATATTAAAATCGGTAGTCATAACCTTCCCCTCGGGTATGAGTGTTTTTAGTTCTTTTTGAAAAGCTTTTACTAGAGAAACACGTCTTCCTGCTGATGTAATTAATATATTCATTACTATGTTGTTTTTAGAAACCTGAGACAAACATACGCAAAGAAATTAAATGTAAAAAAATCATACGGCCATTTAAAGTTGTTCATGCTTAATTATATAGTTTGAAATTAATTTTGATATGATATTCCGGGCATTATTATTCCAGTGCTTATCATAAATTAATGTAGTAGGTGTTTTAGATTTTTTAAATGCCTCGCCAAAATCAATAAATTTAAACTTATGGATATCTAAATAGTTTAGAAATGTCGGAGGGGTAATAGATGCGTCTAAAAGCAAAACAAATCTGTTTTTGTCATAGCCATAGTTTGTAACTAAACTTTCAAAATTTGCTATATATTCAGTTTCTAATTCATTATAGCGTTTTTTTTCTTTATCTGGGTGAATCAATGAAACACTCTGTTGTTCTTCAGAAAATAGGTTTTGGGCAAACGCTCTAGGAACATCAAAAAAACCTATATGTTGTAAATAAACTACTAATTTTATTTGTCTTAGCGCTTTATAAGCTGGAGATTCAAAAATCATCCGGTCTTGCACTACGTGATATTCTCCACGAGTTAAATCATTTTCAAATTTAATACCTAAAAAAACATAATCAATGAAATCAAACTGCGCTTTGTATTGCTTTATTAAATGCAGCTGATCAGCCAAATCATAGCCAGCATAGCCATACTCATACACTTCGATGCCTTTTAATTGGTTTTCAATTTTAGCACCTATAGAATTATAATAATTTTGATGAAAACCTTCTATAAACGAATCCCCCACCAAAGCGAGTTCAACCTTATCTTGGGTAGGATTAAATTCACGATATGAATTATAGCCCGAGGTATTAATGTGATACTCCGAAAAATTTTGACGCCTGTTACCTGTTACTGAGAAACCGCTTTGGTTGGGCATCCACTTTTCTACACCGTAAGTATCTACATAACGAACCGGGTAATCTTTAGTAAGGTGAAAAACACGCACTAAAACCTCCAAACTTATTACAAGAAGTACGCTATATAGTAAGATCTTTAAAACTAATTTCTTCATCTGCTTTAAAATTGAAAATAAATAAAGGAGCGATCCACATGATTATCATAAAACAATAACATCACCAAGATAACAACGGTATACATAACAAAACGAAGCACTTGAGACTTAAACTTAAAGGGTGCACGTTCATCTTTACGGATAATATACTCGTAAACTACAAATAATATCATTAATATATAGTAATCAAGCATCCGATACCCCATAGGATGGCTATAAGCTTCATACGAAAAATGGGAAAAGATTCTATCTATAAAACCAAAAGCATCCGTTATAGACTCCGATCTAAAAAATATTCTGGAAAAGCTAACAATTGAAAACGTTAACAACACCTGCCCCACTTCTGTTAAACTCGGGAAGACCGTGTGCTCCCCTACTACGGTATCTTTATAAATTGCATTTCTACCCATCAAAAATACAGGTATAAACACCAAAGCATGAAAAGCCCCCCAAAAAATAAAGGTCCAATTGGCACCATGCCAAAACCCACTCACTAAAAATACAATACAGATATTCCTAACAGCTTTTAACTTACTCACCTGGGACCCTCCTAATGGAATATACAAATAATGCCTAAACCATGTAGATAACGAGACATGCCAGCGTTGCCAATATTCGGCGACATTTCTAGAAAAATGAGGAAATTTAAAGTTAGACATCAGTTCGATTCCAAAAAGCTTAGCGGTACCAATGGCAATGTCCGAATAGCCACTAAAATCACCATACACTTGAAAACTAAACATCACCACTCCTAAAATAAGTGTAGAAGCTGGATACTGGGAATAGTTTGTGAAAATATCATCAACCATAGGAGCTAATGCATCTGCAATAACCACTTTTTTAAATAAACCCCAAAGTATAAGCTTTAAACCACTTACAATTTGATCGTAATTAAAACGCCGTGTATGTAATATTTGAGATAGTAAGTTAGAAGCTCTTTCAATAGGTCCTGCTACTAACTGTGGAAAAAAACTAACAAAGGCAGCGAAGGATAGAAAATCGTTTGTAGGTTTTAGCTTTTTGTAATAAACATCAAAAGAATAAGACATGGTTTGAAACGTGTAAAACGATATCCCTACTGGTAAAATAACTTGAAGCGTCCAAGTACTTTGAACGTGGTAACCCGATAATGCCACCATATCTACCCATGAGTCTACAAAAAAATTATAGTATTTAAAAAACCCTAATAAGCTTAAATTAAAAACCACACTTACCCAAAGCCAGGATTTGCGTTTGGTTTTTTCTTCTAAACCATCAATTTTTAGGGCTACAAAGTAATCGACGATGGTGCTTAGTAAAATTAAAGAGAGAAAACGCCAATCCCATAATCCATAGAACACATAACTAGCTACCAAAATTAAAACATTTTGAGCTTTTAAGTGTTTTTTAAAAACAAACCAATAGAGAGAGAAAACAATAGGAAGAAATATAAAAAATTCTAAAGAATTAAATAGCATAAAAAAATATAATAATAGAATTAGAGAGGTATATTTTCACAAACATCTCGCTTTAATAAAAACTCAACAAAAATACCCTTTAAAAGGCTGATTAAATCTTTAACCTACATATTTTGCAAAAAAATTCTTTTTAATTCTAAAGTTACTTCATCATTTGTATTGTTATATCGTTTTTATATAAATGTCATAAAAAAGCCAGCTTCATAGGAAACTGGCTTTTTTATAACATTTTGTATTTAACTACATATCATTAAAAATAGAGTGCATTAATCGTTTTTTATCATTGATGCTTTCTTCTAAAGAAATCATAGTTTCGGTTCTATAAACCCCTTCTATTTCATCTAGCTTAAATATAATTTCCTTAGCATGTTCGGTACTTCGTGCTCTAATTTTACAGAAAATATTAAACTTCCCTGTGGTTATATGTGCTACTGTTACAAAAGCAATTTCATTAATACGTTCAAGTACAAACTTTGTTTGTGATGTATTATTTAAATATAGGCCCACATATGCGATAAATGAATAGCCTAGTTTTTTGTAATCTAACATCAATGAAGAGCCTTTTATAATCCCCTGCTCTTCCATTTTTTTAACACGTACATGAACGGTACCTGCCGATATTAGTAATTTTTTTGCGATATCTGTAAACGGAATTCTAGTGTTATCTATTAACATGTCTAGAATTTGATGATCTATATCGTCTAATTTAATTTTCCCCATAATTAATTATTCTTAAATATTAATCAAAATTAATACATTTTCACTAATAATTATACATAATCTGCACACTTTATTTCACTAATAATGATATTTTCTCATTATCTATCATTACGAAATCGATTTCGTTATCAACTTCCAATAATTCACCTTTTAAATTAAAAACAGTCCGTTTATTTGCTTGAATTATTTTATGAGCATAAAAAGTATCTAAATTTTCTATCCTTTCTACTTTAGGTATAAAATGAACCTTTTTATCTATTAATTTTTCTTGGTATTGAATGCCAATGTCTGTTATAATTTCATTTTCACCCCTAATTATTTTGGCATTTTTTATAATAATATCTAAAAAACATTTCTCATTTTCCGGAATTTTAAGATAAGATTCATAATTAACTCCAGACACGTCATTTTTTGAAATATAATCTAAAGAAGCGATATAAGCCATATAAATAAACCTTCTGGTCTCTTCTCTCCCATAATCGTTATGATAATGCCCTGCTTCAAACAAAATAGTTGGGGTGTTTTCACTTTGAAACGTATCTCCAACACAGTTTATATTAAACGCATCATCATACACTCCTACTTGATTAGGAATAACCTCTTGTAAAACCTTATTCATAACCCCGATAACTTCCATAGCAACCTTTCTATTAGGTGTTATAGTACAGGCTTCATCTTGAGCTGGTGCTAAAAACGATACAGTTGCAGGCTTATTTGTTTTTCCGACACTAAAAATAGTGCGTTGTCCATGCAGGTTATAGCAATAATGAGGTTTAAAAGCATTAAAAGCATCACGCAACACGTTACTTTCGGGTTGAGTTAACTCTTGAGCATCTCTATTTAAATCTACCTGGTTTGCATTAATTCGGGTATATGCTTGTGCTCCATCTGGACTTAAAATGGGAATTATATATAAAGTACAGTTGTTTAAAATATGATTTACCGAAGAATCGCCGCTTAAAAGAGTGTTTAAGAGATCAAATAAAGCTTTAGTAGTGGTCGATTCATTGCCATGCATTTGAGACCACATAAGGATGCGTTTGTCGCCACAACCAATTTTAATTCCGTGGATAGGGTTGTTTAAAACAGAGTTTCCAATAGTTTCAACATGTAGTTTATAAGACATGTTTTCCAATAAAGGCGCTAAGTGCTTATTAGTAATATAACGGTGATTTAAATCAGGTTCTTTGTATTTTAAAAACAATGATTTTATGTGTTCTGTTTGCATTATAGAAATTTAGAATACAAATGTAAACAATTATGAATTTACAAATGTAAACGAAAAATTACACCTCTTTGTTTACAATGTTATACGTGTTTAGCCTTGATTTAGTTAACATTGTAAACATGTAATTCATAATACATAAAAAACAATTTAAAACAGCTGTTTTTCAGTGATTTACATGACTTAATATAAAGCTTTTATTTAAATTATAAAAATATTTTGTGTTTTTTTACTTTCTATGCCATGAAGTATTATTACATTTGTAAATAATAATACATTTGTAACATTTACAATGATAAACACCGAAGCTTTTACTAAAAGACTCCAGCAAGTAATAGATTATTACAGCGAAACAGCGTCTTCTTTTGCTGAAAAAATTGGTGTACAACGCTCGAGTATTTCACATATCTTATCTGGTAGAAACAAACCAAGTTTGGAGTTTGTTTTAAAAATAACCCATGCATTTCCAGAAGTTGAATTGCTATGGTTATTAAATGGCAAAGGCGAATTTCCTTCAACACTTAAAACGATTCAATTAAATACTACAACACCATCTCCTCCGGTTATTGAGAAAAAAATAGCATCTGAAATAAAACATGAAATCAGGGAGGAAATAAAACAGGATAAAACAATAGAACGCATTGTTATTTTTTATTCTGACGGAAGTTTTAAAAATTTCCAGAATTAACTAGTTAAGTTTAGTAATTTTGTAATGAAATTTTTTATTATGAAATTATTCTACCTTTTACTTTTATTTAGTTTTTTTAGCTGCTACGAAACCACGCGTAATTGTACCGATTATAAAACGGGTACGTATTACAGCGAGGTAACCATCGATGGCGAGTTATTTAAATCAAAATTTAAACGCGACGAAACATTGCAAATTGAAGTTTATAATAGCAAGACGGATTCGTCTCAATTACGCTGGATAAATAATTGTGAGGTTATTTTTAAAACCATAAACCCTAAAAATATGGCAGAACAAAAAGATATTCATTTGAAAATTTTAACGACTACCGATTCATCTTACACCTATGAATATTCATATGTAGGTGAGACTAAAAAACAAAAAGGGGTTGCTTATAAAATAGATGCTAATTAAAAGGGTATAAAAACGATTCTGCTAAATTAAATTTTAGTTGCTTGTCTTCGGTTATTTCATAGGTTATAAATAGTTCACCCCAATAACGTCCATCTGAGAAATCGGCTATAATCCATTTGTGATTCAATAGTTTAACGGTATTAATCATCATGCGCTTGCCTTCTTCAGAAGCATACGGAATTATAGGGTGCTCGCCTTTTTCTTCGTTCAATTTATAAAGTTCATCTTTTATTAAAAGAACCAACTCCGACACATTATAACCTTGGTTTTCAAAATAACTCATAGCATCTTCATTTCTTTCTAAATTGAAATGCGATAAATCTAAATTTTCATCTTGTAAAACAGCTACCGAGTCTTTGCATCGTTCTAACTGTATTTTGTAACCATCTAGTTTACGGTCCATATCTTCAAAAACACGTTTAGCATTCACATACTGAAATAACACCAGTAATATGGAAAAAACGAATAAATACATAAAAATTTTCTGTCTCATTTTTGTAAACTTTAAATTGTTATTTGTAAACCATCGTAAGCTAAAAATACATTTTTTGGAAGTAATTTTTCAACGTCATCATGAAAGCCTAACATATGACTAATATGTGTTAGGTAAGCCTTTTCTGGTTTTACTTTATTAATAAATTGAAGCGCTTCTTCTAAGTTAAAATGCGATTGATGTGGTTCTATTCTTAAAGCATTAACTACAAGCACTTTTACATTTTTTATTTTTTCAATTTCTTTTTCTTTCACCGTTTTCATATCGGTTAAATACGCAAAGTCTTTAAATTTAAAACCAAAAACCTGTAATGTGTCATGTTTACCATTTACAGGAATTACTTCTAAATTATTTAAAATAAAAGGTTTGTTTTTTATTCGATTGGTAATAACGGAAGGCGCTCCTGGATATTTGTTTTTTGTAGTAAATATATAATCGAATCGTATTTTTAGCGATTTCAAAACCCGTTTGTGTGCATAAATAGAAATATCGCCTTGTTTGAAATAAAAAGGACGAATGTCGTCTAAACCCGAGGTATGATCGGAATGTTCGTGGGTGTATAAAACACCATCTACCTTAGTACACCCAGCACGTAACATTTGATACCTAAAATCCGGTCCGCAATCTACCACATAGGTAAACTCATCCCATTCTACCAATACTGAAACACGTAAACGTTTATCCTTTTTGTTATTGCTTAAACAAACAGGATGCGTACTTCCTATTATGGGAATACCTTGCGAAGTTCCAGTACCTAAAAATGTTATTTTCAAAAAATTAATATTTACTATTCTTTTAGTTTATTTTCACCTAATCGCTTGTTTTTAAAATTTTTTTTTAGTGAAAACAACCATACTTACAATAATCAATAATTTATTATGAACAATTTTATAGAAACAAAAAAATAATTGAGTCATTTTACATGTTCCTTAAAAGGATTCATATCTACCAACAAAATTAGAGTTATTTTTTTATTTGCTTCTATTATTTGATACCTTTGTTTACATAATTAAAGTAACCCAAACCGTAACATGGAAATTACCTTAAAGGGAGATAGAGAATTTGAAGAAATTCCATCATTAAAAACCAAAGCCCTCCGCATTAACCTAAATGAAAACATTTACGGTACGTTTGCCGAAATTGGAGCAGGACAAGAAACAAGTCGGCATTTCTTTAGAGCTGGTGGTGCCTCTGGCACTATAGCGAAAGCAATGTCTGCTTATGACAAGGCTTTTAGTGATGCTATTTATGGAGCGGAAGATGATGGTCGCTATGTTACAGAACCTCGTTTAAGAAAAATGCTTAACCACGAGATTGATCTTATTGAGAAACGCCTTTCTAGAAAAGATTACCCTAACAAAATGTTTTTCTCTTTTGCTAATACGGTTACTACCATCGATTTTGCAAAACAGTTTAAAGGTCATGGCTGGATTGGTATCAAATACCAAATAGAACCAAACCAAGAATATAATGACATTATTTTGCACATCCGTTTTAAAGAAACTGATGGAAGGCTTCAACAAGAAACACTGGGCGTAATTGGCACTAACTTAATTTATGGTGCTTTTTATAAATACAATGAGCCCAAAAAATTACTTCGTTATTTATATGACCATTTAGATAAAGATCAGTTAGAAATTGACACTGTTAATTTTTCTGGACCTTTATTCAAGAATGTTGATAACCGGTTAATGAGTTTACAATTGGTTAAAAATAACATGACCGATGCGGTTATGTTTGGTCCAGATGGTAAAAACGTATTACCTGCTCGTATATTTTATAAAAAAAATATTTTAGCTTTTAGAGGTAGCTTTAGACCTGTAACACAAGTAAACATGGATATGTATGAAAACGCATATAAAATGTTTATTGCAGAAAAAAAAGTAGACCCCGACAACACCGAAGTTGTGTTTGAAATAACTCTTTCTAACTTACGAGCAGAAGGTGAAATAGACGAACAAGATTTCATGGACAGAGCAGATTTGTTATGCTCTCTAGGACACTCTGTTATGATATCCAACTTCCAGGAATACTATAAGGTTGTTGAGTACTTTTCTAATTACTCAAAAGCCAGAATGGGTCTTGCTATGGGTGTCAATAATTTGGTAGATATTTTTGATGAAAAATATTACCGTCACTTAAGCGGAGGTATTTTAGAGGCTTTTGGGAAGTTATTCTTTAAAGATTTGAAAGTTTACTTATACCCTATGATAGATGTTGAGACAGGTGAATTAATAAACAGTGAAAACCTAAAAGTTTATCCGCGTATGAAAGAATTGTATAAATTCTTTAAATACAACGGAAAAGTTATTGATATTAAAGATTTCGACACCAAATGTTTAACCATATTCTCAAGGGAAATTTTAAACCAAATTAGTAACGGTGAAAGAGGATGGGAAAATATGTTGCCTGAAGGTGTTGCCGATTTAATTAAAGATTACCGTATGTTTGGCTATACAAGGAAGCCCTTGGTATTACCTAAACGAAAGAAATACACCAAATAAAATTATAAATCCTTCTTAACAAATTTAAGAAGGATTTTTTTTACCCTATTATTTGAGAGGCATGTATTTTTGCTTTTACTGCATCTATAACGCGCTCTACTACACCAGCTTCATCAATTATAAATGTTTTACGATGAATGCCATCAAAGGTACGACCCATAAATTTTTTCGGCCCCCACACTCCAAACGCTTGAATCATCACTTTATCTGTATCCGCTATTAAAGGATATTGAAAATCATGTTTCTTTTTAAAGTTTGATTGCTTTTTCTGAGTATCTGCACTAACTCCTAATATTTCATAACCGGCCTCCGCTAATTCTTTATAATGATCTCTTAAATTACAAGCTTCGATAGTACACGTTGGTGTACTTGCTGCTGGATAAAAGAATACGACTAACTTTTTTCCTTTATAATCAGATAATTTTATAATGTTTCCTTGTTCATCAAATACTTCAAAATTTGGTACTTGGTCTCCTTGCTTTAATGTGTTCATAATGTTAACTTTGATTTTAACAAAAATACAACATGACAAAGGAAAACAAGGTTAAATTTGTAATAAAAACACTCCAAGAATTATATCCAACCATCCCCATTCCATTGGACCATAAAGATCCATATACGCTATTAATAGCTGTTTTAATGTCTGCACAAAGTACAGACGTTCGTGTAAATCAAATAACGCCTTTATTATTTGAGAAAGCTGATAATCCATACGATATGGTTAAGCTTTCAGTTGAAGAAATTCGAGAAATCATAAAACCAGTCGGACTATCCCCCATGAAAAGCAAAGGCATTCACGGGCTTTCACAAATTTTAATTGAAAAGTATAACGGCGAAGTGCCTCAAAGTTTCGAAGCTTTAGAAACTTTCCCAGCCGTGGGACACAAAACAGCCAGTGTAGTCATGTCGCAAGCGTTTGGTGTACCCGCTTTTCCTGTAGACACCCACATACATAGGCTTATGTATCGATGGAATTTAAGTAACGGAAAAAATGTGATGCAGACTGAAAAAGATGCCAAACGATTATTTCCTGAAGAACTTTGGAACGATTTGCATCTTCAAATTATTTGGTATGGGCGCCAATATTCTCCAGCAAGAGGCTGGGATTTAGAAAAAGACATCATTACAAAAACCATTGGTAGACAATCGGTAATTAATTCCCACCCGCAATCTTTACTCAACAGGAAGTAAACAATAACTAATTCTTTTCTTTTGTAAAAAGTAAAGAATATAAAATTAAAAAGCCCTAATTAATTAACAATTAGGGCTTTTCACCACTCAGTTTAAAAGCGCTTCAAACTTGATTTTATTACAACTTATAACACTTAAAGCTTTGGAGTAATTTAAAATAAAATTAACCGTTTCTTGTCTCGGTTCACGTTCGTTCAATTTTTTAATAGAATTTTCAGAGTAAAGTTTTGCCATTTTAATAATTTAAGGTTTAATTTAAGTTATTAAC
The genomic region above belongs to Mariniflexile litorale and contains:
- a CDS encoding sugar transferase → MNYKNTLKPVLDFILAFTILTLLAPILIATTILLYFLNDGKPFFYQRRPGKNEKIFNIIKFKTMNDKTDAHGKLLPDTERLTKIGQLVRKTSIDEVPQLLNVLKGDMSIVGPRPLLVQYLPYYTPIEKKRHTMRPGITGLAQVNGRNFIDWDTKLKYDVEYVENASLKLDLNILLKTIYKVVASKDVSVDTTKVETYLDVLRSNKKS
- a CDS encoding GNAT family N-acetyltransferase, producing MELKVHRIVNDEDLNLYLKYVESFDVINPFYKIWFSNVSEGSSDLLKYFTLVDATGKVLILMPIIFRKIPFSKNNQTYYDVISPYGYSGPLFNENMSRGYLIKFWELVDAWYKEHDVVSEFIRFSLNHNFHFYSGKLVPTLTNVNGAIKEADIQWQNFKQKVRNNYRKSAKENLKIQFLYQDLSRSDIKQFYDIYNQTMSRIGADQEYHYSMAYFENIIKLSGNNFMIAIVFKDGVAISTELILISGKTLYSFLGGTLSEYFNMRPNDFLKIEVLKWARAHHYEYYLLGGGRSDGDSLYQYKKSFFPDDKDLIFYTGRKIINKKMYKILEGLLNSNVVTEEGISVEAKKESRISFFPSYRKYAFNK
- a CDS encoding HAD family hydrolase, encoding MIIKNNLVVVFDLDDTLYHEIDFLKSAYKEIAQYLASTCNSLYPLIYSDMVCLYDKGLNVFEGILEMHRIKDVEIKGLLNIYRQHKPDISLSNSIQKLLENLKRDVFKMGLITDGRSIQQRNKISALGLSSYFDAVIISEEFGSEKPHINNFKYFVDAYGTSKQYIYVGDNTRKDFIAPNKLGWHTVCLLDNGKNIHKQSFSKKDTFEAPHYIIKDLVEIEGLIKQLI
- a CDS encoding ATP-grasp domain-containing protein encodes the protein MNILITSAGRRVSLVKAFQKELKTLIPEGKVMTTDFNISLSSACRVSDGAFQLPLVTDSDYLNLLINVCLQNNIKLIIPTIDTELLLLAQNKQLLIKNGITPIVASHDFINICRDKRQMSSFFIENNIKVAKEYSKYDYKLPLFIKPFNGSRSVDTFIINSHEDLTEYHFKNENLMFLEYLDHSKYEEFTCDLYYDKNHYLKSVVPRQRIEVRDGEVNKGITKRNVLVDYIKEHLSYIDGAIGCLTAQFFKHLSKDKIYGIEINARFGGGFPLAYAAGANYPKWIIEEYLFNKDIAFYDAWEDNLLMLRYDNEVLVHDYKE
- a CDS encoding MBOAT family O-acyltransferase codes for the protein MLFNSLEFFIFLPIVFSLYWFVFKKHLKAQNVLILVASYVFYGLWDWRFLSLILLSTIVDYFVALKIDGLEEKTKRKSWLWVSVVFNLSLLGFFKYYNFFVDSWVDMVALSGYHVQSTWTLQVILPVGISFYTFQTMSYSFDVYYKKLKPTNDFLSFAAFVSFFPQLVAGPIERASNLLSQILHTRRFNYDQIVSGLKLILWGLFKKVVIADALAPMVDDIFTNYSQYPASTLILGVVMFSFQVYGDFSGYSDIAIGTAKLFGIELMSNFKFPHFSRNVAEYWQRWHVSLSTWFRHYLYIPLGGSQVSKLKAVRNICIVFLVSGFWHGANWTFIFWGAFHALVFIPVFLMGRNAIYKDTVVGEHTVFPSLTEVGQVLLTFSIVSFSRIFFRSESITDAFGFIDRIFSHFSYEAYSHPMGYRMLDYYILMILFVVYEYIIRKDERAPFKFKSQVLRFVMYTVVILVMLLFYDNHVDRSFIYFQF
- a CDS encoding winged helix-turn-helix transcriptional regulator — its product is MGKIKLDDIDHQILDMLIDNTRIPFTDIAKKLLISAGTVHVRVKKMEEQGIIKGSSLMLDYKKLGYSFIAYVGLYLNNTSQTKFVLERINEIAFVTVAHITTGKFNIFCKIRARSTEHAKEIIFKLDEIEGVYRTETMISLEESINDKKRLMHSIFNDM
- a CDS encoding M14 family metallopeptidase, with the translated sequence MQTEHIKSLFLKYKEPDLNHRYITNKHLAPLLENMSYKLHVETIGNSVLNNPIHGIKIGCGDKRILMWSQMHGNESTTTKALFDLLNTLLSGDSSVNHILNNCTLYIIPILSPDGAQAYTRINANQVDLNRDAQELTQPESNVLRDAFNAFKPHYCYNLHGQRTIFSVGKTNKPATVSFLAPAQDEACTITPNRKVAMEVIGVMNKVLQEVIPNQVGVYDDAFNINCVGDTFQSENTPTILFEAGHYHNDYGREETRRFIYMAYIASLDYISKNDVSGVNYESYLKIPENEKCFLDIIIKNAKIIRGENEIITDIGIQYQEKLIDKKVHFIPKVERIENLDTFYAHKIIQANKRTVFNLKGELLEVDNEIDFVMIDNEKISLLVK